Proteins co-encoded in one Papaver somniferum cultivar HN1 chromosome 5, ASM357369v1, whole genome shotgun sequence genomic window:
- the LOC113279822 gene encoding uncharacterized protein LOC113279822 — protein sequence MAHRYSVESFDTTMRDITGNKKPFGGKIVILGGDFRQVLRLKKNMRALGDTSYSDFLMRVGNGNEPFVANDMIKIPDDMVIPWTGEDSMSQLMDATFPDLENNSEDQGYLLNRALIPPLNEHVDKLNDRVVSMFPGQEHTYYSFDSVEDDFQNLYLQEQLNGIAPGGLPPHELKLKLGALIMLLRNVSAKNGLCNGTRRIIKKFFPNCIDAVILSGNSAGKRVFLHRMPMSPPENLEMPFKMIRKQFPVRMCFSFTINKAQGQTIQNTGMYLPEHVFNHGQLYVGISRGVSSNNTKVLIKKGNAVDKVGTFTKNVVYKEVLTSS from the exons ATGGCACATCGGTATTCTGTCGAGTCATTCGATACGACAATGAGAGATATAACGGGTAACAAGAAGCCGTTTGGTGGTAAGATTGTTATTTTGGGAGGTGATTTCCGCCAG GTTCTTCGTCTGAAGAAGAATATGCGTGCATTAGGCGATACGTCTTATTCTGATTTCTTGATGCGAGTTGGAAATGGAAATGAACCTTTTGTGGCAAATGACATGATAAAGATTCCAGATGATATGGTGATACCCTGGACTGGTGAAGATTCAATGTCCCAACTAATGGATGCTACCTTTCCCGACTTGGAAAATAATTCTGAGGATCAAGGTTACTTGCTTAACCGGGCACTTATCCCACCACTGAATGAGCATGTCGATAAGTTAAATGATCGAGTGGTTAGCATGTTTCCCGGACAAGAGCATACGTATTATTCATTTGATTCTGTGGAAGATGATTTCCAAAACCTATATCTTCAAGAACAGTTGAACGGAATAGCCCCTGGTGGTTTACCTCCTCATGAGTTGAAATTGAAGCTAGGAGCACTCATTATGTTACTGAGGAATGTTAGTGCCAAGAACGGCTTATGCAATGGTACTAGGCGTATCATAAAGAAGTTCTTTCCAAATTGTATCGATGCAGTGATCCTTAGTGGAAATTCAGCGGGTAAAAGAGTATTCCTCCATAGGATGCCAATGAGCCCGCCAGAGAATCTTGAGATGCCGTTCAAGATGATTCGCAAGCAATTCCCAGTACGTATGTGCTTTTCATTCACAATCAACAAAGCACAAGGACAAACAATTCAAAACACCGGTATGTATCTTCCCGAGCATGTCTTCAATCATGGACAATTGTATGTTGGGATTTCAAGGGGTGTTTCCAGCAACAatactaaggtgttaatcaaaaaAGGAAACGCTGTTGATAAAGTTGGAACGTTCACCAAGAACGTTGTGTACAAGGAAGTTCTTACGTCGTCCTAG